Within the Phaseolus vulgaris cultivar G19833 chromosome 9, P. vulgaris v2.0, whole genome shotgun sequence genome, the region aacttttttttaaaaatagtgcCAATATTTGTATCTATATACCTGtatataaataactttaatGGAAGTTGTTTACTATGTATATCAGTTGGGGCGGATGAAATGGTAATGTAAGTTTCTTAAGGTAAAAATGTATTTATGAAAAATCAGGTAATTTCATTCTCATGATTATACACATTAAATATGACTCATCAATGATGATAAATTTCATTGCAAAGTGTATAAATAAGCACATCAGACAAAACAAATGTACGTCTTCCCATCATAATAATAGCAACACCCAAATATCGAATCGAGAAGAATGAGAGGAAGAAAAACAACCTAGGAAGAAGAATCAATTGTCCGGTcgataataaatatattattttaattggaTGTTATATGCATACCTttcttaaaatgaaaataaattatttataaaatataaataattgtttatataaataattcttCTTCAGTTTATAAAGAATTCCCTTTAAAGTTAAGAAACTCGTAAAAcctatattaaaataatatttttatttataaagcaATCCCGTTAAAAATGCTTTAATAGGTGAAAATTtaaatctattaaaaaaatcattaaatagaaactaatttcagataccaaaataattagttactatattgactaaattaaataccattttataaagtaaaaaaaattattggttatctaaagtaatttttaaattgatatctaaccattacctatcaaagttttaactattaactattttatatttcaaattagttttttaaagactaatttagaatctaaaatattagcagctaaaatcttggtagctaattaagatatcaatttaaaaatcattttataaatatttattaataatagaaacaattttagataccaataactttttagtctctaaatagtatataattttgttaatatagtgactaattactttgtttctaaatttggttgttatttaatcattttcttGCAGTGAAATGAAATAATGTTTAtgaatatctttttttttcctttaaattttttatatcaatattattttaaaatattgactAAATACtatatacattttaatttttttttaaaattctaaccTAATATGCTCATAAAACATTTagcatttttttttgtcatttttccttccatttattgtttttacttttcattgttttctctctctttttattaagagtgtgattattaaataaataagtaatatCATCTTAAAATTATAAAGTTACAAATAAGTACgaaaattataattcaaaagAAACTTGGCTATTGTTACATTAATGgggataataatatttttaatcatgGAGATACAAATTCTTTATCGTGAAAGTAAAAAGTCATGACTAATATTGTGATGGACCTTGATCACATACAATGTGAATATTTCTCTCTAAACATGATTTATTATGAGAATGTTGAACCATGAATAGTTTACTCAAGTCACAACAAGACTACAAGGTTGTTCCTAATGAAAAATTTGTAAGCAATTCATTTAGAAAAGCAAGTGGAAAGAAATACACTCATTTTCTGATTTATTATATTCcttttcaatatatatttgttattactCTCGTTACTTTCGCTATTACACTCATCATCatcctaataataataatattgtctTATATTAaggtaattaattaaaattacttttaaatgatgatattatatttaaaattaacattcttttattaatgttattcaTTCTTTATCGCATAATGCGGAATCAACGTAAAAAGTAACGAATGATTGCAAATATAGCCTCAGATAAATACTATAATacataatataaaacaatataacaacagaaagcaaaatatagaattaaaaaattggattttgaataaaaaattataacatccatatattttcattttatatttgttaGTTACTTTAACAAAATCATCTTAGCAGTCACTTACGATATAATAAGTTAACCAAACAACTTTCCATTATAAGTAAGGTTTGAGCTAATTTTAGGTAAGAGATTAAATACTTCCATTTAGTTTTAAATACTAACCTTTGGTGTATGCAGAGGAACAACGATGGAGCCAATTAAATTACACCCAATTCATAAATATTGATATATGATTCATAAATCAGTAGAAAGGAAGATGATTAGAATCATAAATAGTAAGCTAATTAGGTAGCTAAGGCAATACATAAAGTTGAAGGGTATAGCcagtattattatattataagttTGGTAGAATGGAAATGAACACATAGCAAATGGAAAGTGTTATGCAATATTGCAGGGATAACAAAATTCAAGGGCATTTGCCCTTGCCCTTGGAGTTCTTCAAGTCCCTGTAGCAAGGACACTCGTCCTTGTTTCCGTAAGTCCCAGATGGCACACAGTGGCACTTCTCACAGCAGATTCCACAGAACTTCAAGCATCTGTCCTTAACCCCGGCTTTGGCACACCTCCGTGCACACTTTGAGTCACAGAAACCTAAATCCCCCTCACAACACATCAATTCATTTCATCATCACTTATAACAATAACACTCCAATCATGAACCGTACATAAATCTATAACAACCAACATTTGAACCAAAACACATgcagtgatatatatatatatatatatatataacaaatgaTGGAGGTTATTACCAGAACCAGCCATTGAGATTTCCAAGAAAGAGGAGCTGAGGAGAAGGCACACAAGGAGAGCATTTGCAAACACAAGCTTCATCATGCTCTTCACACGGCACAATAGAGAATACAGTAGTGATTGAAGGTTTTGTTGCGGTGGTGTGAGCCAGTTAAGGATGTTATTTATAGTAACGAATGAAGGGTAGATAGGTGTAAGGTTTTTGGAGTTTTGCTTTCAGAAAAAACTAAATGTTTTTGGATTTGTGTGAAATTTACGTGTGAAATTTATTACTGGTTCTTAGTTCGATCGAAATTTGCAAGCAGGATACAGCTGGCCATTTCCTAGAACTTGTAACATCATTATGTACTACTCATATTAGATGTTTGGTTTGTTGGGAGGATTGTTTTTTGGGTTACGTAATTATTATAACTCTTTTTATTAGGGTTTCAACATCTCTAAcgtttcatatttattaattaatattagaaTGTAGTGAGTTTTAGTACCAATAACCATTTTCTGACACGTTTTTTTCTATTGAAAAAGAAAGGAAATGACACAAAGCTTGATGAGAGGACCCATAGTTCACCCCAGGAATCTGGGTTACAGCAACAGCATATCCCACAAATTTCTCTGCGAGGCTCTCATAATGTACTCCTTCATCGTCTGCTATAAATGTTTTTTGtgctctttctttcttcttctgtttCCTTTTTCTACTTTGTTTGCCACTTCTCTATATCACTCCACGCAAAGAGAATATCCACACCAGCTTTCACATTTTATACTATTTTGACATAATCATAATTGTGATTTTCAGAATAATATATTAAGAGTAAAATTTTATAGTCAACGgattagttaatattttatcacagtttttttatcagcaataaattaatagaataaaaaggGATACTTAaggggtgtctcaacccttatacaattACTAGACCTGACATAAGAAGAGTTAAGGGTAAACCATTTATAATAATACAACTCATACTATATTTTATCACAGTAAATAAGACtctttaaaattcataattagtATGCACTAtggtattatattttttaattttgagagttctacatttatttttatgagtaataataaataaataaagagaatCACTTGAGGAATGATTCAACTTTTATACATAACAAGACAGTGTAACACATATCTCCAAAACACTCACTTCCAAAGAAGGAAAAGAGCCACCACCTAGCGAAAAACAATCAAAGccagtaaagaaaaaaaacaagataaatcaacaaacaaacaaactaaAGTTTCCTAAAGAATTTCCAATCCAAACTCACATACAACCATCACTCAACCCACACATGAAAACCAaccaaagaaaacaaaaatcgAACAACTTATAACAAAACAAAGGGGTCAAACACcaatcaaaaaagaaaaattgaacaACGAGAACTTTAGAGGTAACCCAAgtctaaatattaattattaaaataatattacataaTTTAGTTAGTTAAATTTAAGTTATATGGAAAAAAACTAGCATCTAAacgttaaaaaatatatttatatatttaatttctgGCATTGTGATGCTTGTCAGTGTTGGAAAAACTTGAGTTACCAAATAGGAGTTAAAAGCCAGAGTTCGCAAAACACAAAATCCAATTGCTTTTGCATTTCTGCAACTGGATCATCTTCTTCGGTTAAACGTATTTTCCCTCTATTCATCTCATTGGATTCTCAGCATCTACGAACAGTGCATTTGAATAGCACACAGTAATCCATTTCATCTTATAAATTCACTGTAATATCATAAAAAGGTAAATGATGAAAACaacttttttctgtttttttatttttacataattataaataattacagATATTTTGTAATCAAGTTAATAttgaaactaaaacaaaagaatagttttataaatatatataaaagtgaaATAGATATTTTTATGTTCTTCAGTGCCTACATAAAAGAAGTTTTGTGAGGTATATGAAATTGCCAGTTCATAGCGTGCTAAGACCCAGAAAGAATGTACAGGGTCAGTTGTCATGATGTTACCCTTTTTTGGGACCATTCTCTGCTCTTTACCCTTTACAGTAAGCAAACAATTTGGATGTAATTCACAAGTTCGAAATAGTTGCATTGCACTTGCATGCTACATTGGCAAAAAATTATTCTttgattattaaatttatttgccTAACTACCGCTCTTTTTTTTCCCTGTTAAGGAGTTGGCTAATTCTTCCCATCAATTGTTTAACAACCTTCACCCAACATCTTTTTTTCAATCtgttacttttatttaaaatttttttgcTGAGGAACTCGTTTGATATGGTAGAGATGGTAGTGTGTAGTAATTTGTTGTGCTGGTGGATGGCGAAACATTGTTGTTAGGTGCGATGAAGTTGTGTTTTAATGTAAGTATTTTTGTTTTCCTATGATAGATGCAATGACAATGTTGCAAAGTCGTTTTCGTTTTTTTAGAAGTGACTCATTATGAATATACAAATCCAGAACATTCAGTGTAGATTTTGGATATATTTATATTCGAATGGTAAAAAAATGACTTTTCTCTATATTTAAAAGTCATTGTTGGATGTCTTAATCAGATAACGAATACGAATAGTAATATCCAAAATTCACTTATAATTCAGTCAGAGTGATTCAGAAATACATTATTTGTGATACCAACATAacagaatattaaaaaaattcttgtgTAAGTGTTGGGTGCGTGTGAGAAATATGATGGGGGAAGAATTAGCATAAGGAGTTCCTCCCAACCCGATTTCTCATTTTCGTTTTCTCAACTtttccttttcaaactttgagaatTCGCTTTTCTGAACCCCAATTCTGAAGCcgattatttttacttttttggaTTATTTTTACCTTTCATTGTTAGAACATTTATTGTCCTGAAATGCAACATGTCAAATATATATCTTTTGGATTGAGTCTGTTCTCTAAAGTCCATTTCAGTATTATGCAAGTTGATTTTGGATACCTGCTAATACTTTTTGCACATAGCTATTGTGTTCTCATGTGTGATATGGTGGGCATAATTTTTGTTCGGCAGCATGTGGAACTATTCGGTGGAGATGCATTTTCCAACCTAAATGGATTGGATGCCTAAATGGATTGGATGTACATGTATATAAGATATTATTGGGTATGAAGTTATGATCAATTAGATTGGACTGattagacaccatgtttagtgagtggacttaatcattgtgtctcatttataatttttatttaaagatatcattgtacttgtaattggtgtgtaAGATGAAAACTTAATAATTGTCCGTGTAAATGTTGGTTATCGAATCACGATAAATCAATGCACTAACATGCGGAAATGCATGATATGAACAGTTTTTGAAACATTCCACATTCACAGTGTGGTTGATCCAAGTTGTCCCTCCAGTGATCCCTCATATGCCTACATATGCTTGGTCTGAGATCAATGACTAAGGTTCCTCTTGATGCTTCGTAGGGCACATCACATGCTGTAATTTCAAAAAGGGTGAGACGTTATAGGTAACAAACTTTCACACCTCCACTGCCTAAATACCGCGTCAATTATTGAATCATGTGGAATAGTTTGTTAGAGCTACCAAACTTTCTCACACAATCTCATATACCATTGTTTTATTATTCATTCTCTTTACTTAATTTTCGCAATATTTTCATGTAACCAACGTAGTTGTAAGGAAGGCCAGTAGCCAATTTAAGAATGATACAATTAAATATATGGAAAATGATAATGTAACAACTCAAATAGTTATATACAATGTCAtagatttagaaataaatatatataataaagggtaaatttgtaattaaataatataaaaaaatattaaaataatagtattgggagtttataaaaaaaatggattgtACATATATTATTGCTCTAAATATATTCACTCTTAAAAATTTGGTTTTGAATATAATCTCATGCTGTTTGTGTATGTCGTTTGTCTGGTCACACTGTCTTCTTTGATTGTAATTTTGAACCTTTTAAAACTCTTATacgttttaaaattataaaattattatttagcattttattaaacttatgctttaatttaaatatttttttaattatactcaacaattcaaaattaattctCAACGAAATTTTAAACCAAACAGGCCTGATGAATAACTTGAATTTGATTCACATAGAGAAGTGAAAAACTCACTTGTgttggttttgttttgttttctctgAAAATATCAATGGAATAGTAGTGAAAAGAAAGTTGGGCCCAGTATTGTTTTGTGTCTTTTCTATCAACAGCACAAACATAATCAAAACTTTGTTTTAGGCCCCAGTTTTTGGGCTATTTTATCCTTCTATCTCTTCACCCACAAAGGAAAAAACATTGTTAAGCTGTAATAACACTATTATGGATATGTTCACCAACTTCTCCATTATAACttatagaaagaaaaataaattatatgatagttttttaaaaaaatattttttatccatgcataaattcattttaacttatgaatgaatgaatgaattttattttctctaaatCCTTCTTAGTAAAGTCGTTCAAATAGCTATGTTTCTTAATGTcctgtttcattttttttgtaagtACTAACAGTAAGAAAAATACTTGAATGAAAAGGTTGGAcgtacttttcttttcttttctttttaaataaaacatttatttttatattaaaggaaatattctttttgtgtgtgaataattttttcttttggtCACTATGTAGGATAAGATCAAAATAGTCCAACAAAAAATGTATTTACACTcataaaaatcatgaaataaaaatcaattataaagacaaaaaataattagttgttatagtgattaaattaaagaatattttaaaaaataaaaaacttttgatttataaattagtttctattattgttaaataatttttaaattagtatctaattaccTATCAAgattttttatatcaatttaacaataataaaatctCTTGTGCAGATTAGGCATATTAGAACCGTCTAGACCAGAGATTTAACTGTGCTACTTCATACTTTTACTTTGACTTGATCACACTCTGTTTTGACCTTCTATATTGAACCTCCTTCATTCTTCTAACTGCCTGCACAATAAGCATAACAAAATTCTAGGCTAGGAAGCCTGATACTCTTACCAACCCAAGTAATACAATATGAAACACTGATGTATGTGTCTTATTATTACACTTCTTCAACAAAGATATTTTAAGATAAGAGttttaatataaaacataaacactaaccagaataaaaaaaaataacatttgtatattattcgtCATCCATGtcgaaatttaaatttaaattatcatGAACACTTTTATACCATCTAgttttaaattcttaaaaatttctatatgtggtattgttatattaatttttttgcctatataaaaagttttctGAGAGAATTGCTTAGCTAATTCATTAGTTTTCACTGCTAAAAGACACAGAGAAAAGAAACAAGTGAAACTTCTTTAGCATGACACCATGTGGATTTGGATTTGAACGACTTTAACCGTTATATCAGAGTAAACTCAGCATAGTTTGATGTGTCCAGATTATAAATGTAGTCCTTGCCATCATGAGCAAAGAAGTGTTAATGGTACGAACAGACAATTAACAATGTCCCCGCCTCAATTGTTTTGGCTTGGTTAAACGAATCTTTGAATCATGatccaaaataattaatattcttatgaAAAAGATGAAATCTAAGAAACATTCTATTCATGGCTTCCACCTATGGCAGCCGCATATTCTTGAGACCACCACCACTGTACTTAAATCATGTTTTTAATCTATATTTCTGCTTTCTAAGAGATGCTGtgcatatttttatttgaaggtGCAAATTTAGCAATGGGACGGGACCACATTCTGGAACTGATTTGAAGGGCCTTGTTTTGCCATTTTGAAGATGTGGTCCCTCAATCTTTTCTCTTCGCCCATTACATACACCTTcggttttcaaaatatttaactgCAGAAATCAGTGGGGAATTGTGGGCTAAGGTTGGTGAAATCCCACCATCTATTTTCAGTTTAACTTAGACTTTTTGTTCTCATTTTTACTTAAAAAGAGCTTTATAGGCATAGGTGGAGGAACTTATTAAGTTGACTGGATACGGGACagaatgatgatgaagttgCATAGAAAACTACAAAAGCATCACGAGTCTACACTGTGTGCAACATTTCAAATCTTGCTTACATGATCCCCTTTGTCGCATAAGGACGACAAATTCTTGCAAGTAAGAAaagttagagaaaaaaaagcCTCTCATGAACTAGTATTTGATTTAGAAAGTACTGTCGGGTTATCGaccaaagaaaaagaaagtagtGTCTGTCGGGGACGTTTAGCTTCCAACAACGAACGTAGAATCGTAGATCATGAGGGAGAGCACCGCACCGAACCAAACTGCTTAATTGAGACAAACTTGtcacaataaaaaaagtattttgagATGTGTTGAATTGTCCCAGTGCACTGCATGCATGCTTTTTCTCTCTACCTCGTGCTCTTTCTTAATTTGTTGCTTTCTTCTACACTATGTTTGTATTGCACATTGAATATAACTACATGTGTAtgttaaaatgttttattattttaggaAAGAAGACGTGTCTTACGCAACGATAAAGAACACCTTTTCTTCCAGAAAATGCCTCATATTTATGTTCCCTTTTCTTTTTATGCAGTGGTCGTACAtagatttttattcaattttcagATTTAAGTTTTTGAACATATTAGtatgtatttttataattttaaattaatggataacataaaataaataatttaaatgaatattaaaacATGGATAACAGAAATATCATTGATTCtgatgataataataacaatagttAAGTTACAATtataatccaaatatatcttaacacttttattaatttgaatttataaatattaattaaacttaagaaaaatatatatcttctatcaattaattatttaatgcaaacaaataaccaaaatcaaaatttgaattttaaaattacaatattttaactaattaattaatttattaattcattCAGTATAAGAGAAAATGATTTTAACGggagtttatttttacattatctagggttaaaatttaaaatttctattAAGTCATTTATTCAGGGTTGTTGTTTTTTCGCTAAATCATATATGGAAAACGTGTTCTCTAGGATTTTTTTAAACCTCAGGAACAGTCTTTCAAAATCCTTATTAAATATCATGGATTTAAGAACTTCCGTAAAATATCATGGGTCTCAAAACCTTCATAAAATAATATgggtttaaaaatatttgtaaaataccatgagtttcaaaatttcCATAAAATGACTTGTCGTCTGAAATAACCTTCAACCTCATTTTTCACCATCTCTAACGATCCTCCTGACCTCTCTCCGACACAGGCTCAATGACCACCAACAAGAAAAATTAGAATTACATACAGCCAAAATTCGTATGTAAGACCAAATATCTGTATGTAAAACATAGTTACATGCGGATTACATACGAACAAAAATCCGTATATAAAACTATCGTAGGTAAGTGTTACATACAGATTCTGGa harbors:
- the LOC137822792 gene encoding peamaclein-like, producing the protein MMKLVFANALLVCLLLSSSFLEISMAGSGFCDSKCARRCAKAGVKDRCLKFCGICCEKCHCVPSGTYGNKDECPCYRDLKNSKGKGKCP